One Littorina saxatilis isolate snail1 linkage group LG1, US_GU_Lsax_2.0, whole genome shotgun sequence genomic window carries:
- the LOC138945719 gene encoding uncharacterized protein encodes MSSAMLPNGPLQVVFSFDTTGSMSSALTEVRGRLSDMLQRLQTDLPAVTTAVVAHGDYCDERKPYLTKHLDFTDDLPRLVDFVNKVETTFGGDEPEAYEVMLRLVRRDLTWSAGSQRVLVVIGDAFPHPPNDKQNKDKIDWKEETRLLQKMGVRIYGVQVNNSDESTKFFRTITEITDGQHLNLSEFGTLCDVIMAICYREKGAEFLQNYEAEVRAREGRMALHKDLEGVFGVLRRADSSAAASATTTTDRPTKAVPLVKLTKAASLTKATSISKTGKKSKAVTAAKKLVARAARTTTAQSGSKRLTKPSTITRKLNREKVPETNFRFNRLCWSPWKLAVVPAEAEVSSGQWRRFLRGAARAQGGAVLGGVATGKRSQASVLCEAAVQTRPGARRYVVWCRVLPASSANRLSLSRLMASQSVRAQLERVMRSGCRLWVRWAKVSRRQDKDEVKQEVKGVYDYAWCHSNGCHRDVWVCNNGVASHRVQIAGALA; translated from the exons ATGTCGTCCGCCATGCTGCCCAACGGCCCGCTGCAAGTTGTCTTCTCCTTCGACACGACGGGCTCCATGAGCAGCGCGCTCACCGAGGTCAGAGGTCGTCTGTCCGACATGCTGCAGCGACTGCAGACCGACCTCCCCGCCGTCACCACCGCCGTCGTTGCCCATGGTGACTACTGCGACGAGCGCAAGCCCTACCTGACCAAGCACCTGGACTTCACGGACGACCTGCCCAGGCTGGTGGACTTCGTCAACAAGGTCGAAACCACCTTCGGCGGGGACGAGCCCGAGGCCTACGAGGTGATGCTCAGGCTGGTCCGTAGGGACCTGACCTGGAGCGCGGGCTCCCAGAGGGTTCTGGTTGTCATTGGTGACGCCTTTCCCCACCCGCCCAACGACAAGCAAAACAAGGACAAGATTGACTGGAAGGAGGAGACGCGTCTGCTGCAGAAAATG GGTGTGAGAATTTACGGGGTGCAAGTAAATAACAGTGACGAATCCACCAAGTTCTTCCGAACaataacggaaataaccgatgGTCAGCATCTCAACCTGTCCGAGTTCGGGACGctgtgtgacgtcatcatgGCCATCTGTTACCGCGAGAAAGGAGCAGAGTTTCTACAG AACTACGAGGCGGAGGTGCGTGCCCGCGAGGGACGGATGGCTCTGCACAAGGACCTGGAAGGTGTGTTCGGTGTCCTCAGACGTGCTGACTCCTCCGCTGCTGCCTCCGCCACTACCACTACTGACAGGCCAACCAAGGCTGTTCCACTGGTCAAGCTGACCAAGGCTGCGTCATTGACCAAGGCTACCTCTATCAGCAAGACGGGCAAGAAGAGCAAGGCCGTGACAGCCGCCAAGAAACTGGTTGCCCGTGCCGCCAGGACCACCACCGCCCAATCCGGCAGCAAGCGGCTCACAAAGCCCAGTACAATCACCCGTAAGCTGAACCGTGAGAAGGTGCCCGAAACCAACTTCCGTTTCAACCGCCTGTGCTGGTCTCCTTGGAAACTGGCGGTGGTTCCGGCGGAAGCGGAAGTGAGTAGCGGCCAATGGCGACGCTTCCTGCGGGGAGCTGCACGCGCTCAGGGCGGAGCGGTGCTGGGGGGCGTGGCTACAGGCAAGAGGAGTCAGGCCAGCGTGCTGTGTGAGGCTGCTGTACAGACCCGTCCCGGGGCGCGTCGTTACGTAGTGTGGTGCCGCGTGCTGCCCGCCTCCTCAGCCAATcgcctctcgctctctcgtcTGATGGCCTCGCAGTCTGTGCGCGCGCAGCTGGAGCGTGTCATGCGCAGTGGCTGCCGACTTTGGGTCAGATGGGCCAAGGTCAGCCGGCGACAGGACAAGGACGAGGTCAAGCAGGAGGTCAAGGGCGTGTATGACTACGCGTGGTGCCATAGCAACGGTTGTCACAGAGATGTGTGGGTGTGCAATAATGGTGTTGCTTCACACAGGGTGCAGATAGCAGGAGCACTGGCGTAA